One Microcebus murinus isolate Inina chromosome 10, M.murinus_Inina_mat1.0, whole genome shotgun sequence DNA segment encodes these proteins:
- the LOC105865811 gene encoding LOW QUALITY PROTEIN: olfactory receptor 9K2-like (The sequence of the model RefSeq protein was modified relative to this genomic sequence to represent the inferred CDS: inserted 2 bases in 1 codon), whose amino-acid sequence MLGAKPRVHLLILPCASQQVSAMADRGASNHSETTDFILIGFRVRPEIHILLFLLFLLIYSMILLGNVGMMAIIKTDSQLNTPMYLFLGNLSFIDXYSSVIAPKTTINFWSISKSISFAGCVAQFFLFALFIVTEDFLLAAMAYDRFIAICNPLLYSVQMSTRLCTQLVAGSYFCGCISSVLQTSMTFTLSFCASRAVDHFYCDTRPLWRLSCSDLFIHRMISFSLSSVIILPTIIVIIVSYMYIVSTVLKIRSTEGRKKAFSTCSSDLGVVSVLYGAVFFMYLTPDRFPELSKVASLCYSLVTPMLNPLIYSLRNKDVKEAIKKLLEKKNTIL is encoded by the exons ATGTTAGGAGCAAAGCCAAGagttcatttgcttattttgcCTTGCGCGTCTCAGCAGGTCTCTGCCATGGCTGACAGGGGAGCAAGTAATCACTCAGAAACGACTGACTTCATTCTCATAGGCTTCAGGGTCCGCCCAGAGATTCACATTCTTCTCTTCCTGCTATTTCTGCTTATATACTCCATGATCCTTCTAGGGAACGTTGGCATGATGGCCATTATTAAGACTGATTCTCAGCTGAACACACCGATGTATCTTTTCCTAGGCAATCTCTCCTTCATTGA CTATTCGTCTGTTATTGCACCCAAGACTACGATCAATTTCTGGTCTATAAGCAAGTCCATCTCCTTTGCAGGTTGTGTGGCACAATTCTTTCTCTTTGCCCTGTTCATTGTCACTGAGGATTTTCTCCTGGCAGCCATGGCTTATGACCGCTTCATTGCCATCTGCAACCCTCTCCTCTACTCTGTTCAGATGTCAACACGTCTCTGCACTCAGTTGGTGGCTGGTTCCTATTTTTGTGGCTGCATCAGCTCAGTTCTTCAGACCAGCATGACATTTACTTTATCCTTTTGTGCTTCTCGAGCTGTTGATCACTTTTACTGTGATACTCGTCCACTTTGGAGACTATCTTGTTCAGACCTCTTTATCCACAGAATGATATCCTTTTCCTTATCTTCTGTCATTATCTTGCCCACCATCATAGTCATCATTGTTTCTTACATGTACATTGTGTCCACAGTCCTCAAGATACGTTCCACAGAGGGACGTAAGAAAGCCTTTTCAACTTGCAGTTCTGACCTCGGAGTAGTGAGTGTGCTGTATGGTGCTGTCTTTTTTATGTATCTTACTCCTGACAGATTTCCTGAACTGAGCAAAGTGGCCTCCTTGTGTTACTCTTTAGTCACTCCCATGTTGAATCCTTTGATATACTCTCTGAGGAACAAAGATGTCAAAGAAGCCATAAAAAAACttctagagaagaaaaatactattCTGTga